The sequence CCGCGCCGCCAGCCAAAGTCCGCGCCCGGCAGCACATGCAGCACACGCGTGGGCATGTACCACGGCGTGCCCACATCCCGCTCCATGTCCGCATCGAAGGTGAAAAGCTCCCCGCGCTGATCAAAAGCGATGTCCAGGGGGTTGCGCAGCCCACCTGCGAGCAGTGTGATCTTGGACCCATCAGGCTTCACACGCAGGATGTGGCCAGCGGGCAGCTCCACATTGCCGTCGAACATGCTGCCATCCCACGGATTGGGGATGAGCTGATCGTGCGCATCGTTTTTCAGTGGCGAATCCGGCGCGGTGTTCTCTGGGATGAGCACATTGTTCCCATGCGCCACATAGATGTCTCCATCGGGGCCGAGCTTGATGTGATTGCGCCCATGGCCCACACCGCCGCCTGTGCGCATGAGCTCCTTTCGCTGCTCAAAGACGCCATCTCCGTCTGCATCGGTGAGTCGGAAAAGCGCCTTCGTATTGTTCGCGTTCGCAAAGAGTGATCCGTGCGCATACAGCAGCCCACGGCACTCCAGCAGCTCGTCGTCGATGGTTTCCATCTTCTGATCGCCACTGCCGCTCAGTGTGAGGCGCAGCAGACCCTTCTTTTCCTTCCCCAGGGTGATCCGGCCCTGTGGATCGAACGCCATCGACACCCACGAGTCCTCGCCCGGCTGCGCAGAGCGCACCAGCTCCGCCTGGAAGCCTGGTAAAAGCGTGAGCGCCTCCACTGCTGTGGCCTGAGCCTGCGCACCCGGCTTGGCGAGCTGCCAAGAATTGTAGGCATCAAAAGTCTTCTTCAAATCGAAGGGATTGCTCGCAGCGTCCGCGTCCGTAGGCCCGAGGACCTTCGCATTCGCCCAACTCGCATCCGTCGGCAGCCACCGCACCGCCGCTAGATCGCCATTGAGCTCCAGCAAGGCCGCTACACGGCTGTTGGCGGCTGTTTTCAGCCCGATCTCATGCCTTTTGCCATCGCTCAAATACCGCGTGAGGTCGGTCCCCGTCGCCGTCTCCGCCTTTGGCAGTGTGGCGACACTTTTCCCATCCACCCACACCTCCACCGTGGCGTCGCTCGCCGTCAGCAGCACCGCCTTGAGTAGCTTGCCGCTGTGCTGCACGCTCAATGAAACAATCCCCTCCTTCTCCGCAATGACCCACATCGGCACCGGCGGCTGATTCGCCATCTGTGCGAACGCCGAGCCAATCACGAATAGAAAAACAAACGCAGAGATCGCAGAGGTCCGCAGAAAAGTAGAAAATGAAGGACTAAAGTGAAGATGAACGCTCATGTGCCTCTGAAAACGCACACAGCACCATCCACCTGTCCTAGCTGACCCTGATCTTTTCAGGTCGGCATACGCGAAACCACCCCAATAAAAAGTCTGGCGTGCCGTGCTGACGTAGAGGTAATCTTTCCCATGAACTCAAAGCTACTCGCGGCCTGTCTTTTGACGCCCTGGATCGCACTCGCGCTTGATGAGGAACTCATCAAGAACCCCTCAGCCATGCACTCATCCAGTGTGGGGCATTCGTCGCCGCTCGTGGATTTGCCCGCGAAGGTTCAGGCTACCGAGGGTGTTCTTACTTTATGGGCAGACTTTGAAGCAAATGAGTCCCAAGGAGTGCCCCTCTATCTGGTCAATAAGACCAACGAAGACATCTCGCTCGACACGCAGGATCGCGATTTATACATCAAACTGGAGTACCAAGACACAGATGGCAGTTGGAAGCGTGCTCAGGTCCACATGTCCAGTTGGTGCGGTAACAGCTACTACCCCGTCAATCTACCAGCGCGGCAGTTTTTCAAATGGCACGGCTACCGGCCAGCTGAAGGCGAACTCAAAACAGTGCGCTATGCGAAGAAAGGCAGTGAGTTCATATCCAACACGGGTAAGGGACGCATCTCGAAACAAGACCTCGATGCTGTCGCCACCGACCACATGACCGCTGGCGAGATTCCCTGGGGATTGCGCCATGTTCTGGACTACACGGAGAATCCCTCATCTCCGTCACAAATCACCCTCTCACAGCGAACACGAGCGGTGAGAACTCTGGCGTGGTATCCGCGCAATGAACCCGCACTGCGTCAGGTTTTAAAACTCCAAGCTGCCGCCATCTCCATGGCAAAAACGCCTGAGCGCGATGACCTGCTGGCCGCTATCGAGGAATTTCGCGCCAACCTCGATAAGCCATGCCCCAGCACGGAAGAACTCAATCAGCTCTGCATCGCCAGAATCAGTGCAGACCCCAAAGCTCATCCAGCAATGTCCGAAGAGACAGCCTGGGAATTGCTGAAAGTGCCCACCGCCACCAGCAAGTCTGCCTCCCGCTTTTCCAAACCAGAGACTTGGCGCGGAGCAATCGCGCCAGCCGTGGCGAGAATGAAGAAAAACACCAAACAAAGCCTTCCCGGCAATGAGCACGCCATTTTGTCCGCCGCATGGATCGTGGATGCCATCGTGCCCACCGCCGAAATCGAGAGCTGGGCCACTGCCGATGCCAAATGGTTGCGCGAGATCGGCGCCACAACTTTGATCCGTCGCTCGCAAATCGCGACGCTCGTCAAAATCGCCCGCCAAATGCCCGCAGCAGAGAAAATCGACATGCTGGCGATCATGGCTCGCCCAGATGGCGGCCCCGACGCACGCCAACCGGATCAGAAAAGCGGTGAATGGGACTTCTGGGCTGAATGCGCCCAAACGATGCCACTAGAAACCGCTGAGAAGCTCTACCACCCCGAGTTTTTCCTCAAAGACCGCAACCCCTTCAATCGCCTCATTCACGACCCTCTGCGCGAGTATTTCATAAAAGAAGCTGCGAGTGGCACTGCCGAACTAACGATGGACTCACGTAGGGCAGGACAGTTGGGGAAGGCGCTGCAAATGCTGGCCTCTTGGCAGATGGAAGAAGACGATGAAGTGATGACCAAGCTTCTCAAACATGGCGGCTACGAGCTGCAAACGAGCTACCAGATGGACTCCCAGAGCCTGGGAGTCACCGAACTGGTGGTAACCAAAAACTATAAACTCCGCGGTATCGCTCGCCGCTTTTTGCAGAAGCGTGGAAAGCCGCTGCCTGAGAATTTGGAAACTGAGAAAGTGTTGTCGCGGACTCCGATGAAGTCTTTTTAAGCTTGGACGGCTCAGAAGAAAACCGGCGCAGGGACGATCTTCACGCCGCCACCGCCGAGGGGATTGCCCTTGGTCTCCTCGATCTCATCGACGATGCCGTCTTTGAAATTCACCGCTAGGGTGCCCACCTCCACCTTCACATACACGACCGTCTGCACGAGCTGGCCAAAGGCGTCACGCCCTGTGGTGACTTGCGGCACTTTTTCAAAGATGGCGTACTCCAGCCGCTCGGTCTTACCGGTGATGTTGATCTTGGAGTTCTTGCGTGTGGGCTTGCCCAGTGAGGCCTGCACCTCCTCATTGGTCATGCCGAGGGCGATTTGATTCTTCTCGATCAGCTCCGCCACCTGCTGCGTGCGGGTGAAGAGCGCTTTGAGCTTCGTGGCGAGCTGCGGATCTTTGGACAGCACATCCGCCTGCCGCAGCCAGCCTGCGATGTCGCCATGCCGTGCCCGACCACGCACGCGGTAGGCCGAATCACTCATCGCCACCAGCGTGACGACGGAGCCCGGCGCAAAACTGCCGATCGCGCGATCAAACTTGCTCGTCGTGTAAGCGGGTGCCTCTGCGGGGATGCGCACCTGCACGGGCTTCGGCGTCAGGCCCTCAATGGAAAAGGTGCCGGGCTCCTGCGGCAGTGAGGATTTGTTTTTTGAGAGCTGCGCCTGGGCATCAAGTCCGAGCAGCAGGCCAATGGTGAGGAAAAGCAGGTGTTTCATGACAGGGGAGAGATTACCAGCCTCCGACGCCACCCGGCAACCTTTTGTTCGACGGCCAAGAGCTTTCGCGTATGGCTCAAGGCCGGTTTTGATCCTTCAACAATCAGCAATCGATATTCGTCAATCGTCAATCTCTGTGGCGCACAGCAATGATGATTGCTGATTGAGGATTTTTGATTGTTGAGGTTCATCCCCCGCCCCAATCCCCTCCACCCCATGCCCAACGGCCCTCTCTCCACCAAACTCTTCGATCTCGCCAAGCAATACATCCCCGGCGGGGTGAACTCGCCTGTGCGTGCCTTTCGCAATGTCGGTGGTGATCCCTTTTTCGTGAAGCGTGCCAAAGGCTGCCGCATCTACGACGTGGATGACCGCTGCATGATCGACTACGTCGGCACCTGGGGTCCCGCGATCCTCGGCCATGCGCCCATCGCCGTCATCGAGGCCATCCACAATGCCGCCAAAGAAGGCGTCAGCTTCGGCATCCCGAACCTCTACGAGGTCGAAATGGCCCGCACGATCTGCGAATGGGTGCCGAGCATCCAAAAAGTCCGCATGGTCAGCAGCGGCACCGAGGCGACGATGAGCGCCATCCGCCTCGCACGCGGATTCACGAAGCGTGACCGCCTCGTCAAATTCGACGGCTGCTACCACGGCCACAGCGACAGCCTGCTCGTCGCCGCAGGCAGCGGAGCGCTCACCCATGGCAATCCCGACAGCGCTGGCGTGCCAAAGGCCTTCGCCGAATTGACCAGCGTATTGCCCTTCAACGACGAAGCGGCCCTGGAAGAGCTTTTCGACAAAAAAGGCCACGAAATCGCCTGCGTCATCGTCGAGCCGTATCCGGCCAATGCGGGCCTCATTCTGCCCAAACCGGGCTTTTTGGCCAAACTCCGCGAAATCACCGCCAAACACGGTGCGCTGCTCATTTTTGACGAAGTCATGACCGGCTTCCGACTCGCCAAAGGTGGCGTGCAGGAGCTGGAAAAGATCACGCCCGATCTGACCTGCCTCGGCAAAGTCATCGGCGGCGGATTGCCCGTCGGAGCCTTCGGCGGTCGCGCCGAGATCATGGACTACCTCGCCCCGCTCGGCCCCGTTTATCAGGCCGGCACGCTCAGTGGCAATCCCGTCGCCCTCGCAGCCGGACTGGCCCAGCTCCGCGAGCTAGAAAAGAAAAACGGCTACGCCCTGCTCGAAAACCTCGGCCAGATCATGGAGACCGCCGTGCTCGACGTGCTCAAGAAAAAGGGCCTCAACTACCGCTGGTATCGCAAAGGCAGCATGTTCTGCCTCTTCTTCACCGAAAAGGAAGTCCACACCCTCCAAGACGCCAAAACCAGCGACCTCGCCGCCTTCCGCAAATTCTTCCACCACTGCCTCGACCACGGTGTGTACTTCGCCCCCAGCCAGTTCGAAACCGGCTTCATCAGCATGGCCCACAGCCGCGACGACCTCGAACAAACGGCGGAAGTGGCTGCCGCGGCGTTGGAGGCGTTGTAATACTCAATCTGTGCCGTAGCTGATTTTGGCAAAGCTGAAGGCATCATCGGTTTCCACGGTACATGTGGCTCCTTCGGTGTGGTTCTTCCAATGGTAGCTGTTGGTGCCACCATGTCGGATTGGACCGTTAAAGTGCCGTTCCAATGCCGATTTAAGGTAATCTGGATCAATGGTCACGTGCATTCGAAAGACATAATCAGTCCATCCGTCTTCCACGAAGGATCGAGTCCAAAACAACAATGGAGGCGGCTCCTGCATTGCCATGGCTATCACTGATCTCGGTCTTCCATAAAAGAAGCTGAGAGTGAAGAGCAGCCACCCCGAGGCTGTCACAGGAACAAGAAAGCAAAGCAGGCGTCGCCCGAACTCATTGGCGATGAACTTCTGCGAGACTTTCCAAACTAAAATGTGAGCGATCAGCGCAGCTGGACCAAAGATGGGTGCAAACATCACGATCGTTAATGGATCACCGATGAAAAGAACCGCAGGCAGGACAAAAAGAAAAAATATTCCAGTCCACCGCCGCAACGTCCAGGCGGATAAACGCTTTGGAGCTG is a genomic window of Verrucomicrobiaceae bacterium containing:
- the hemL gene encoding glutamate-1-semialdehyde 2,1-aminomutase, translating into MPNGPLSTKLFDLAKQYIPGGVNSPVRAFRNVGGDPFFVKRAKGCRIYDVDDRCMIDYVGTWGPAILGHAPIAVIEAIHNAAKEGVSFGIPNLYEVEMARTICEWVPSIQKVRMVSSGTEATMSAIRLARGFTKRDRLVKFDGCYHGHSDSLLVAAGSGALTHGNPDSAGVPKAFAELTSVLPFNDEAALEELFDKKGHEIACVIVEPYPANAGLILPKPGFLAKLREITAKHGALLIFDEVMTGFRLAKGGVQELEKITPDLTCLGKVIGGGLPVGAFGGRAEIMDYLAPLGPVYQAGTLSGNPVALAAGLAQLRELEKKNGYALLENLGQIMETAVLDVLKKKGLNYRWYRKGSMFCLFFTEKEVHTLQDAKTSDLAAFRKFFHHCLDHGVYFAPSQFETGFISMAHSRDDLEQTAEVAAAALEAL